A region from the Halomarina litorea genome encodes:
- a CDS encoding DUF255 domain-containing protein — protein sequence MTDETLVEWREWGADAFADAREADRPVLLFLTAPWCDWCDRMEREAYGNPAVAANVADDFVPVRVDVDRRPRVRERYQMGGFPSTVFLTPDGEVITGATYLSTEALRSVVERVRETWTDRGDDAGRIPRALQDPDPPRGTLDSSVEAHMAGQLEVAYDETYGGWGTDAKFPLPRTVAFALKRDRSRALRTLDAVYTHLYDTYDGGFYRYASNRDWSDPHREKLLDENAALVRAFADAYLYTGDEGYRDPALGTVDYLTTDLWTGEAFAGSQAGGGDYYTLEPTEREAADPPHVDSTVFADRNGLAAEALLRLHAYTDDETCRRYADRALSHVRGTLLDGGAVTHFDGPDSETGLLADQARVLGALTTAAQIAGEGLGDAREVADWTVEHCRAEDGTFLDAPLDADSPALLDRPLRPLDTTVELADALVDLAVLTGEDSYREVAREALSAFAGARDRMGVEVAGYATAAARVVDTPLTISVADDPGSDLHRAALRMSDHEKVVVPDADATGGHERGTAWVRVGDSTSEPADSPAELQRRVEAHT from the coding sequence ATGACCGACGAGACGCTGGTCGAGTGGCGCGAGTGGGGGGCCGACGCCTTCGCCGACGCCCGCGAGGCCGACCGACCGGTGCTGCTCTTCCTGACCGCGCCGTGGTGTGACTGGTGCGACCGGATGGAACGCGAGGCGTACGGCAACCCCGCCGTCGCCGCCAACGTGGCCGACGACTTCGTCCCCGTCCGGGTCGACGTCGACCGCCGCCCGCGCGTCCGGGAGCGCTACCAGATGGGCGGGTTCCCCTCGACCGTCTTCCTCACCCCCGACGGCGAGGTCATCACGGGCGCGACGTATCTCTCGACGGAGGCGCTTCGCTCGGTGGTCGAACGCGTCCGCGAGACGTGGACCGACCGCGGCGACGACGCCGGCCGGATTCCGCGCGCCCTGCAGGACCCCGATCCGCCCCGGGGGACGCTCGACTCGAGCGTCGAGGCGCACATGGCCGGGCAGTTGGAGGTGGCGTACGACGAGACCTACGGCGGGTGGGGGACCGACGCGAAGTTCCCCCTCCCCCGGACCGTCGCGTTCGCCCTCAAGCGCGACCGCTCGCGGGCGCTTCGCACCCTCGACGCCGTCTACACGCACCTCTACGACACCTACGACGGCGGCTTCTACCGCTACGCGAGCAACCGCGACTGGAGCGACCCGCACCGCGAGAAACTGCTCGACGAGAACGCGGCGCTGGTCCGCGCGTTCGCCGACGCCTACCTCTACACCGGCGACGAGGGCTACCGCGACCCCGCCCTCGGGACCGTCGACTACCTGACGACCGACCTCTGGACCGGCGAGGCCTTCGCCGGGAGCCAGGCGGGCGGGGGCGACTACTACACGCTCGAACCGACCGAGCGCGAGGCCGCCGACCCGCCGCACGTCGACTCGACGGTGTTCGCCGACCGCAACGGCCTCGCCGCCGAGGCTCTCCTGCGCTTGCACGCCTACACCGACGACGAGACCTGTCGGCGCTACGCGGACCGCGCGCTCTCGCACGTCCGCGGGACGCTCCTCGACGGCGGCGCGGTGACGCACTTCGACGGCCCCGACAGCGAGACGGGCCTCCTCGCCGACCAGGCGCGCGTCCTCGGGGCGCTCACGACCGCCGCACAGATCGCCGGAGAGGGCCTCGGCGACGCCCGGGAGGTGGCCGACTGGACCGTCGAGCACTGCCGGGCCGAGGACGGCACTTTCCTCGACGCGCCACTCGACGCCGACAGCCCGGCACTGCTGGACCGGCCGCTCAGACCGCTGGACACGACGGTCGAACTCGCCGACGCCCTCGTGGACCTCGCGGTCCTCACGGGCGAGGACTCCTACCGCGAGGTCGCACGCGAGGCGCTGTCGGCGTTCGCTGGCGCGCGCGACCGGATGGGCGTCGAGGTGGCCGGCTACGCGACGGCCGCCGCGCGGGTCGTCGACACGCCCCTGACCATCTCCGTCGCCGACGACCCCGGCAGCGACCTCCACCGGGCGGCCCTGCGGATGTCCGACCACGAGAAGGTGGTCGTCCCCGACGCCGACGCGACCGGGGGCCACGAACGCGGGACGGCGTGGGTCCGCGTGGGCGATTCGACCTCCGAACCGGCGGACTCGCCCGCCGAACTCCAGCGTCGGGTCGAAGCGCACACGTAA
- a CDS encoding GIY-YIG nuclease family protein, with protein sequence MDGEGTYTLVVELTDGATVEFGAAGARDLQAGWYAYVGSAFGPGGFSRVDRHRELARGNRDTRHWHVDSLLGHPASRLAEVVTTADADVECAVARSLAETLTPVAGLGASDCDCDSHLAFAPDHERLVDAVERTHESAVEG encoded by the coding sequence ATGGACGGCGAGGGAACCTACACGCTGGTGGTCGAACTGACCGACGGGGCGACAGTCGAGTTCGGCGCGGCGGGCGCGCGCGACCTGCAGGCTGGGTGGTACGCCTACGTCGGGAGCGCGTTCGGCCCGGGCGGGTTCTCGCGGGTCGACCGACACCGCGAACTCGCCCGCGGGAACCGCGACACCCGCCACTGGCACGTCGATTCCCTGCTCGGCCACCCCGCGAGCCGCCTCGCCGAGGTGGTCACGACGGCGGACGCCGACGTGGAGTGTGCGGTCGCCCGGTCGCTCGCGGAGACCCTGACGCCCGTCGCCGGCCTCGGCGCATCCGACTGCGACTGCGACTCCCACCTCGCCTTCGCGCCCGACCACGAGCGGCTGGTCGACGCGGTCGAACGGACACACGAGAGCGCCGTCGAGGGGTGA
- a CDS encoding DUF7557 family protein, whose amino-acid sequence MPQVELSEETIERLDALRTEDESYEELVSELISIYEAEGLTLARGGDESA is encoded by the coding sequence ATGCCCCAGGTCGAACTCAGCGAGGAGACCATCGAGCGACTGGACGCCCTGCGGACGGAAGACGAGAGCTACGAGGAACTCGTCTCGGAACTCATCAGCATCTACGAGGCGGAGGGGCTGACGCTGGCGCGCGGCGGCGACGAGTCGGCCTGA
- a CDS encoding DUF7563 family protein: MPTCDHCDAHVSERFATVFADNDGDVMACPSCSANAGIADVSRERSQTK, from the coding sequence ATGCCGACCTGTGACCACTGCGATGCGCACGTATCGGAGCGGTTCGCAACGGTCTTCGCCGACAACGACGGCGATGTGATGGCGTGTCCGAGTTGTTCGGCGAACGCAGGAATCGCCGACGTCTCCCGCGAGCGGAGTCAGACGAAGTAG
- a CDS encoding 5' nucleotidase, NT5C type — MTLDLPDSARVLVDVDGTLCANLPRLVEYVDAEHGVGITTDEVTEWSYPVDGTGKHVGQLIDDAMAHRREWFLLGMDPIPGADEAMRSLSEAGHDLHIATHRPSETHEVTEQWLAEHDIPYDAYEYDVPANKGCLDGDLLVDDYHRNVGDTLAEGKAGALFRQPYSDPAACEGALVVDSWADLVAAVR; from the coding sequence GTGACACTCGACCTCCCCGACAGCGCGCGCGTCCTCGTGGACGTGGACGGTACCCTCTGTGCGAACCTCCCACGCCTCGTCGAGTACGTCGACGCGGAACACGGCGTCGGCATCACGACCGACGAGGTGACGGAGTGGAGCTACCCCGTGGACGGGACCGGCAAGCACGTCGGGCAACTCATCGACGACGCGATGGCCCACCGCCGGGAGTGGTTCCTGCTCGGGATGGACCCGATTCCGGGAGCCGACGAGGCGATGCGCTCGCTCTCCGAGGCGGGCCACGACCTCCACATCGCCACGCACCGCCCGAGCGAGACCCACGAGGTGACCGAGCAGTGGCTCGCGGAACACGACATCCCCTACGACGCCTACGAGTACGACGTGCCCGCGAACAAGGGCTGCCTCGACGGTGACCTCCTCGTCGACGACTACCACCGGAACGTGGGCGACACCCTCGCCGAGGGGAAGGCGGGCGCGCTGTTCCGCCAGCCCTACAGCGACCCCGCGGCCTGCGAGGGGGCACTCGTCGTCGACTCGTGGGCGGACCTCGTCGCGGCCGTCCGGTAG
- a CDS encoding AAA family ATPase yields MTYDGPGVFRAPYGNDDALENFHRTVLDGVEIETVAPHTEVTFDNDVVRLWGTKETVESSWSNVSPGDYLIFYRDGTYTHAVEVLGTEKNEDLGRQIWPNHEADKPWICIVYLDVPTRIDVDSSLVHGLAGYDIDYPMGFSPLNDMGIGGLRGKYGSIEQFATGPERETLPDIEVVSAPSITIPPEAISELYFPNKQKQEITSQISTAINAGKHVVLTGPPGTGKTEIARLVCEYLASEYGDHYTGYQTTTATADWSTFETVGGYMPDEGDGDLQFEPGQVLRRFKRDGVQQNEPLIVDEINRADIDKAFGQLFTLLSGHAVQLPYKRAGREIEVKLGENFEGTPEAHEYVMPASWRLFATMNSYDKTSLYELSYAFMRRFAFVHIDAPSVPEDEAGQTALVGEYANVWEITADEDSLRAVGIVWHATNTAVQNRNIGPAIIKDLLSHLEQAPRDPEARRRVLTRAVVSYVFPQLEGVPRRGRVVERIASTGVVDGKELRRSAGEILAVDLEQDG; encoded by the coding sequence ATGACGTATGACGGTCCCGGCGTGTTTCGGGCACCGTACGGAAACGACGACGCACTAGAGAACTTCCATCGGACGGTTTTGGATGGCGTCGAGATCGAGACAGTTGCTCCACATACAGAGGTGACGTTCGACAATGACGTGGTCCGGCTCTGGGGAACGAAGGAAACCGTCGAATCATCTTGGTCGAACGTCAGTCCGGGTGACTACCTCATCTTCTACCGAGACGGAACATACACGCACGCGGTCGAAGTCCTTGGGACGGAGAAGAACGAAGATCTCGGAAGACAAATCTGGCCGAATCACGAGGCGGACAAACCGTGGATCTGTATCGTCTACCTCGACGTACCGACTAGAATCGACGTCGACTCCTCGTTGGTCCACGGACTCGCCGGGTACGACATCGACTATCCGATGGGTTTCAGCCCCCTGAACGACATGGGAATCGGTGGGCTCCGAGGGAAGTATGGGTCTATCGAGCAGTTCGCTACGGGACCAGAACGTGAAACCCTACCCGACATCGAAGTCGTTTCGGCACCATCGATCACCATCCCACCCGAAGCGATTTCCGAGTTGTACTTCCCTAATAAGCAGAAGCAGGAGATCACGAGTCAGATATCCACAGCAATCAACGCCGGGAAGCACGTCGTTCTGACCGGACCACCCGGCACCGGAAAGACCGAAATCGCTCGCCTCGTCTGTGAGTACCTCGCCAGTGAGTACGGAGACCACTACACGGGGTATCAAACGACGACCGCAACAGCGGACTGGTCGACGTTTGAAACAGTCGGTGGCTACATGCCTGATGAGGGGGATGGGGACCTCCAGTTCGAACCCGGGCAAGTCCTCAGACGATTCAAGCGAGACGGAGTGCAGCAGAACGAACCGCTCATCGTCGACGAGATCAACCGAGCGGACATTGACAAGGCGTTCGGTCAGTTGTTCACACTCCTCTCGGGGCACGCCGTGCAACTGCCGTACAAGCGAGCGGGTCGGGAAATCGAGGTCAAGTTGGGCGAGAACTTCGAAGGGACTCCAGAGGCACACGAGTACGTAATGCCCGCGTCGTGGCGACTGTTCGCGACCATGAACAGCTACGACAAGACGTCGCTCTATGAGCTCTCGTACGCATTCATGCGGCGATTCGCGTTCGTCCACATCGACGCACCGTCCGTCCCCGAGGATGAGGCGGGTCAGACGGCGCTCGTAGGAGAGTACGCGAACGTATGGGAGATAACAGCTGATGAGGACTCACTCCGTGCGGTCGGAATCGTATGGCATGCGACCAACACTGCTGTCCAGAACCGGAACATCGGCCCAGCGATAATCAAAGATCTCCTGTCCCATCTAGAGCAAGCCCCTCGTGATCCAGAGGCGAGAAGACGAGTACTGACCCGAGCGGTAGTGAGTTACGTTTTCCCACAGCTAGAAGGCGTCCCGCGTCGTGGTCGGGTCGTTGAGCGAATCGCGTCGACGGGTGTCGTCGACGGCAAGGAACTACGACGGTCTGCGGGGGAGATACTCGCCGTCGACCTCGAACAGGATGGATAG
- the msrB gene encoding peptide-methionine (R)-S-oxide reductase MsrB codes for MSDSTERFDLPETDEEWREVLTDEEYEILREQGTEPKFTGEFIGKDDEGTYVCAGCGAELFDSETKFDREGSGWPSFYDAAEDSVELRRDTSHGMDRTEVVCANCGGHLGHVFDDGPDPTGKRFCINSAALDFEGEE; via the coding sequence ATGAGCGATTCCACGGAACGGTTCGACCTGCCCGAGACCGACGAGGAGTGGCGCGAGGTGCTCACCGACGAGGAGTACGAGATACTCAGAGAGCAGGGGACCGAACCGAAGTTCACGGGCGAGTTCATCGGCAAGGACGACGAGGGGACGTACGTCTGTGCTGGCTGTGGCGCGGAACTGTTCGACTCGGAGACGAAGTTCGACAGGGAGGGGTCGGGGTGGCCCTCGTTCTACGACGCGGCCGAGGACTCGGTCGAACTGCGCCGAGACACCAGCCACGGTATGGACCGCACGGAAGTCGTCTGTGCCAACTGCGGCGGCCACCTCGGCCACGTCTTCGACGACGGACCCGATCCGACCGGGAAGCGCTTCTGTATCAACTCGGCGGCGCTGGACTTCGAGGGCGAGGAGTAG
- a CDS encoding pyridoxamine 5'-phosphate oxidase family protein, whose amino-acid sequence MEHVDYTYTVGMTDEEVADHLRTETSGVLSLARDGDAYALPVSYHYDGESLYLRLTEDGHSKKMAFLTATDEACFLLYDVEGEDSWSIVVTGGLRRLTAEEDGALAEAGVHAKFAPLRVFDEDIDDVEIAVYELATTAVTGRRTGRRL is encoded by the coding sequence ATGGAGCACGTCGACTACACCTACACGGTCGGCATGACCGACGAGGAGGTGGCCGACCACCTCCGGACGGAGACCAGCGGCGTCCTCTCGCTAGCGCGCGACGGGGACGCCTACGCGCTGCCCGTCTCGTACCACTACGACGGCGAGTCGCTGTACCTCCGTCTCACCGAGGACGGCCACAGCAAGAAGATGGCGTTCCTCACTGCCACCGACGAGGCCTGCTTCCTCCTGTACGACGTCGAGGGCGAGGACTCGTGGAGCATCGTCGTCACCGGGGGGCTCCGCCGACTCACCGCCGAGGAGGACGGCGCACTCGCGGAGGCGGGCGTCCACGCGAAGTTCGCCCCCCTGCGCGTCTTCGACGAGGACATCGACGACGTCGAGATAGCGGTGTACGAACTCGCGACGACGGCGGTGACGGGCCGTCGAACCGGTCGCCGCCTCTGA
- a CDS encoding archease has protein sequence MSYEILPHPADVRFRATGPTLDAAFAAVVDAFADLSEGAGEDGQRHEIRIESEDGEALLFDFLAKLVLLQELEECAVSRAETVDIEERGEGYALVSTVRAGPIEEALFDIKSPTYSQMVVEERDGEWVLEATLDI, from the coding sequence ATGAGCTACGAGATTCTCCCTCACCCCGCCGACGTGCGCTTCCGGGCGACCGGCCCCACCCTCGACGCGGCCTTCGCGGCGGTCGTGGACGCCTTCGCCGACCTCTCGGAGGGAGCGGGCGAGGACGGCCAGCGCCACGAGATACGCATCGAGAGCGAGGACGGCGAGGCCCTCCTGTTCGACTTCCTCGCGAAACTCGTCCTCCTCCAGGAGCTAGAGGAGTGTGCCGTCTCGCGCGCCGAGACCGTCGACATCGAGGAGCGAGGAGAGGGGTACGCCCTCGTCTCGACCGTTCGCGCCGGCCCCATCGAAGAGGCGCTGTTCGACATCAAGAGCCCCACCTACAGTCAGATGGTCGTCGAGGAACGCGACGGCGAGTGGGTACTGGAGGCGACGCTGGACATCTGA
- a CDS encoding CBS domain-containing protein: MDDIFAGQLMSSNLYTVTPDTLVEEAARTMLDNDIGSVLVVDDEGRLEGILTTTDFVSIVAKSHPKAETAVSRYMTTDVVTASAQDPIHELADRMITYGIHHLPVVDEDGGLIGMVTTTDLAAYLSHVQTPTPA; the protein is encoded by the coding sequence ATGGACGATATTTTCGCCGGTCAGTTGATGTCCTCGAACCTCTACACCGTCACGCCCGACACCCTCGTCGAGGAGGCGGCGCGGACGATGCTGGACAACGACATCGGGTCGGTGCTGGTGGTCGACGACGAGGGCCGACTGGAGGGCATCCTGACGACGACGGACTTCGTCAGCATCGTCGCCAAGAGCCACCCGAAGGCGGAGACGGCCGTCTCGCGCTACATGACGACGGACGTGGTGACCGCGTCGGCACAGGACCCCATCCACGAACTGGCCGACCGGATGATCACCTACGGCATCCACCACCTCCCCGTCGTCGACGAGGACGGCGGCCTCATCGGGATGGTCACCACCACCGACCTCGCGGCGTACCTCTCGCACGTCCAGACGCCCACGCCGGCGTAG
- a CDS encoding FxsA family protein, translating to MLRVIGLLLLIPLFDMVLLVVVANWIGIVPSVALVVLTALVGMLLVRAEGRHTLRRIQQKLSTGRLPEDELIDGALLIAAGAMLLTPGLVTDAIGLLLTLPPTRYPVRVAVRKFVVTPYVDAKTGGIYTGQVYTGGFPNPDQGSSDTYDMDDDEYDVSRGSGSEN from the coding sequence TTGCTCCGGGTCATCGGGCTGTTGTTGCTCATTCCGCTGTTCGACATGGTCCTCCTCGTGGTGGTCGCGAACTGGATCGGCATCGTCCCGTCGGTGGCGCTGGTCGTCCTGACCGCGCTCGTCGGGATGTTGCTCGTGCGGGCGGAGGGGAGACACACCCTCAGACGCATCCAGCAGAAGCTCTCGACGGGCCGCCTGCCAGAGGACGAACTCATCGACGGTGCGTTGCTCATCGCCGCCGGGGCGATGTTGCTCACGCCCGGCCTCGTGACGGACGCCATCGGCCTGCTGTTGACGCTCCCACCGACGCGCTACCCCGTCCGGGTGGCGGTCCGGAAGTTCGTCGTCACGCCGTACGTGGACGCCAAGACGGGCGGCATCTACACCGGTCAGGTGTACACCGGGGGCTTCCCGAACCCCGACCAGGGGTCGTCGGACACCTACGACATGGACGACGACGAGTACGACGTGAGCCGCGGGTCCGGCAGCGAGAACTGA
- a CDS encoding RtcB family protein: protein MDLTEVDDNVYEIAREGDMRVPARVFASKPLLEKMQEEGQTLTQVRNVATLPGIQKYSIVLPDGHLGYGFPIGGVAAVDMEKGVISPGGIGFDINCGVRVLKTDLTYADVQGREEELVERLYDLVPCGLGKGAYVHTDREDIDGILEGGMEWMLENGHAREADLEHCEENGRLPGDPDAVPEDAKKRGVDQVGSLGSGNHFLEVQRVSDVYDAATAEAYGLHEDQVVVMVHSGSRGLGHQVCQEFIRRFERTYPDLVDSLPDRQLVYAPIGDDAAEEYRKAMYAAANFAWANRQAMTQAVREAFADLFGTEEVDLVYDVCHNVAKEETHEVDGEEKDLLVHRKGATRAFPAGHPQVPEAYRDVGQPVLLPGSMGTHSYILAGGERSMDLTFGSTAHGAGRLKSRTQAKKDYTAGDLQQELRGEGVYVKARSGETVAEEAPGAYKDVDEVVRVSDALGIGTKVARTRPIANIKG from the coding sequence ATGGACCTCACCGAAGTCGACGACAACGTCTACGAGATAGCTCGGGAGGGCGACATGCGCGTCCCCGCGCGCGTGTTCGCCTCGAAGCCACTGCTGGAGAAGATGCAGGAGGAGGGCCAGACGCTCACGCAGGTCCGGAACGTCGCCACCCTCCCCGGCATCCAGAAGTACTCCATCGTCCTGCCCGACGGCCACCTCGGGTACGGCTTCCCCATCGGCGGGGTGGCCGCCGTCGACATGGAGAAGGGCGTCATCTCGCCAGGGGGAATCGGGTTCGACATCAACTGCGGCGTGCGCGTCCTGAAGACCGACCTCACGTACGCGGACGTGCAGGGCCGCGAGGAGGAACTGGTCGAACGCCTCTACGACCTCGTCCCCTGCGGACTCGGGAAGGGCGCGTACGTCCACACCGACCGCGAGGACATCGACGGCATCCTCGAGGGCGGCATGGAGTGGATGCTGGAGAACGGCCACGCGCGCGAGGCCGACCTCGAACACTGCGAGGAGAACGGTCGACTGCCCGGCGACCCAGACGCCGTCCCCGAGGACGCGAAGAAACGCGGGGTCGACCAGGTCGGGTCGCTCGGGTCGGGCAACCACTTCCTCGAAGTCCAGCGAGTCAGCGACGTGTACGACGCGGCCACCGCGGAGGCGTACGGTCTCCACGAGGATCAGGTCGTCGTCATGGTCCACTCCGGGTCGCGCGGCCTCGGCCACCAGGTCTGTCAGGAGTTCATCCGCCGGTTCGAGCGCACCTACCCGGACCTCGTGGACTCGCTGCCCGACCGTCAACTCGTCTACGCCCCCATCGGCGACGACGCGGCCGAGGAGTACCGGAAGGCGATGTACGCCGCCGCGAACTTCGCGTGGGCGAACCGGCAGGCGATGACGCAGGCCGTCCGCGAGGCGTTCGCCGACCTCTTCGGAACCGAGGAGGTGGACCTCGTCTACGACGTCTGTCACAACGTCGCCAAGGAGGAGACCCACGAGGTCGACGGGGAGGAGAAGGACCTCCTCGTCCACCGCAAGGGCGCGACGCGGGCGTTCCCGGCGGGCCACCCGCAGGTCCCCGAGGCGTACCGCGACGTGGGCCAGCCAGTCCTCCTGCCGGGGAGCATGGGCACCCACTCGTACATCCTCGCGGGCGGCGAGCGCTCGATGGACCTCACCTTCGGGTCGACGGCCCACGGCGCGGGCCGCCTCAAGTCGCGCACGCAGGCCAAGAAGGACTACACGGCCGGCGACCTCCAGCAGGAACTCCGTGGCGAGGGCGTCTACGTGAAGGCCCGCTCCGGCGAGACCGTCGCCGAGGAGGCCCCCGGCGCGTACAAGGACGTCGACGAGGTGGTCCGGGTGAGCGACGCCCTCGGCATCGGGACGAAGGTGGCCCGCACCCGCCCCATCGCGAACATCAAGGGCTGA
- a CDS encoding phosphosulfolactate synthase encodes MENRAFDFLRVNDRPDKPRERGITEIRGPYYDPMGPRHLRDILETMGHWVDIYKFSGGSFALMPESAVRELVDTCHEFDVQVSTGGFIEHVLVADHDHVEEYVAEAAELGFDIVEVSSGFLAIDTDDMVALTELVQDHGLKAKPEINVQFGAGGASSVEELEGEAAIDPASAIHAAKRHLEAGAYKVMVESEGITERVREWRTDVAFDIATEVGVEHCVFEAADPPVFEWYIKNFGPNVNLFVDHSQIVECECMRSGLWGKKSSWGRITSYRREGRRGE; translated from the coding sequence ATGGAAAACCGCGCGTTCGACTTCCTGCGGGTGAACGACCGGCCGGACAAGCCCCGCGAGCGTGGTATCACGGAGATTCGGGGCCCCTACTACGACCCGATGGGGCCGCGCCACCTCCGGGACATCCTGGAGACGATGGGTCACTGGGTAGACATCTACAAGTTCTCGGGCGGGTCGTTCGCGCTGATGCCCGAGTCGGCGGTTCGCGAACTCGTCGACACCTGCCACGAGTTCGACGTGCAGGTGTCGACCGGCGGGTTCATCGAACACGTCCTCGTCGCGGACCACGACCACGTCGAGGAGTACGTCGCCGAGGCGGCCGAACTCGGCTTCGACATCGTGGAAGTCTCCTCGGGCTTCCTCGCCATCGACACGGACGACATGGTCGCGCTCACCGAACTCGTCCAGGACCACGGCCTGAAGGCGAAACCCGAGATAAACGTCCAGTTCGGGGCGGGCGGCGCCTCCAGCGTCGAGGAACTGGAGGGCGAGGCGGCCATCGACCCCGCGAGCGCCATCCACGCCGCGAAGCGCCACCTCGAGGCGGGCGCGTACAAGGTGATGGTCGAGTCCGAGGGCATCACCGAACGGGTCCGCGAGTGGCGCACCGACGTCGCCTTCGACATCGCCACCGAGGTGGGCGTCGAACACTGCGTGTTCGAGGCGGCCGACCCACCCGTCTTCGAGTGGTACATCAAAAACTTCGGGCCGAACGTCAACCTGTTCGTCGACCACTCCCAGATCGTCGAGTGCGAGTGCATGCGCTCGGGGCTGTGGGGCAAGAAGTCCTCGTGGGGGCGCATCACCAGCTACCGTCGCGAGGGTCGCCGAGGGGAGTGA
- a CDS encoding MmgE/PrpD family protein gives MTTTDELATFAGEVSFDELPDEVVEELKKRVLDSLGIAVGAMGATPVEQVRRTVEGANADGACRLWGSDRRAPSDDAAMLNTALVRYLDFMDSFLAPGETPHPSDNVAAVVAMGEAGDVSGADLLAAVGVAYEVQGELAWNAPVRDRGWDHVTHTVLSAACGAAHVAGLDYEEFRNAVGIAGTAHNALRVTRTGGINEWKGVASANTARNAVYSVMLAAQGMEGPTNLFEGQKGWKQVVSGPFEIDPSPECSRVFDTMTKRYVAETYAQSAVEGIIELATAHDVDPGEVVAVRLDTFAGAKLIIGGGEGSRYEVETKAQADHSLPYMLAAALIDREMGVDAYDPKRIRREDVQTLLRTVDVEEDPALTDRFEAGEMPAHLEVELADGTVHRVEKADFAGHPNNPMSWEDVVAKFESLTDGRYDAAHREAVVETVRTLEDHDVSDLVALLD, from the coding sequence ATGACCACGACCGACGAACTCGCCACCTTCGCCGGGGAGGTGTCGTTCGACGAACTCCCCGACGAGGTCGTCGAGGAACTGAAGAAGCGCGTGCTCGACTCGCTGGGGATCGCGGTGGGTGCGATGGGCGCGACGCCCGTCGAACAGGTCCGGCGGACCGTCGAGGGGGCGAACGCCGACGGCGCGTGTCGCCTGTGGGGGTCCGACAGGCGGGCACCGTCGGACGACGCGGCGATGCTCAACACCGCGCTCGTCAGGTATCTGGACTTCATGGACTCCTTCCTCGCGCCGGGCGAGACGCCACACCCGAGCGACAACGTCGCGGCCGTCGTCGCGATGGGGGAAGCGGGCGACGTGAGCGGCGCGGACCTCCTCGCGGCCGTCGGGGTGGCCTACGAGGTACAGGGGGAACTGGCGTGGAACGCGCCCGTCCGGGACCGGGGGTGGGACCACGTCACCCACACGGTTCTCTCGGCGGCCTGCGGGGCGGCCCACGTCGCCGGACTGGACTACGAGGAGTTCAGGAACGCCGTCGGCATCGCGGGGACGGCCCACAACGCCCTCCGGGTCACGCGGACGGGAGGCATCAACGAGTGGAAGGGCGTCGCGAGCGCCAACACCGCCCGCAACGCCGTCTACAGCGTGATGCTCGCCGCTCAGGGGATGGAGGGGCCGACGAACCTCTTCGAGGGACAGAAGGGGTGGAAGCAGGTGGTGTCGGGGCCGTTCGAGATAGACCCCAGCCCCGAGTGCTCGCGCGTCTTCGACACGATGACGAAGCGGTACGTCGCCGAGACGTACGCCCAGTCGGCCGTCGAGGGCATCATCGAACTCGCGACGGCACACGACGTGGACCCCGGCGAGGTGGTCGCCGTCCGCCTCGACACCTTCGCCGGGGCGAAACTCATCATCGGAGGCGGCGAGGGGTCGCGCTACGAGGTGGAGACGAAGGCGCAGGCCGACCACTCGCTGCCCTACATGCTCGCGGCGGCGCTCATCGACCGCGAGATGGGCGTCGACGCGTACGACCCGAAGCGCATCCGCCGCGAGGACGTCCAGACCCTCCTCCGGACGGTCGACGTCGAGGAGGACCCCGCGCTCACCGACCGCTTCGAGGCCGGCGAGATGCCCGCACACCTCGAGGTGGAACTCGCCGACGGGACGGTCCACCGCGTCGAGAAGGCCGACTTCGCGGGCCACCCGAACAACCCGATGTCGTGGGAGGACGTGGTGGCGAAGTTCGAGTCACTCACGGACGGGCGCTACGACGCCGCTCACCGTGAGGCCGTCGTCGAGACGGTCCGCACCCTCGAGGACCACGACGTCTCGGACCTCGTCGCCCTCCTCGACTGA